The DNA segment CGCGAAGTCATGGCGAAGGCTTTCGCAGAATTTCTTAAAGATGTGGATATCGTTTACCATTTTAACGGACCATCCTTATTTACCATCAGAGGAAATGAGGCCACAGGAACCTGTTATTGCCTCATTACACTGATCAGTAATCAAAAAGAGAAGAAAATCATGACTACCGTTGGAGCGGTTTACAAGGATCGCTATGTCCGTCAGGATGATCGATGGCTTATTGATAGGCGTATAGGTGATTTTTTGTGGCAACAAGAACGTGAGATTTACTCTACCTAATGACAAAAGCATTTAATATTAGTATATGAAATGTGCTAACTTG comes from the Chryseobacterium nepalense genome and includes:
- a CDS encoding nuclear transport factor 2 family protein; amino-acid sequence: MNNTLTEDKILLKELIDKVSMLGDEKDFHNQVQLFTENASSETKADGKVIMELKGREVMAKAFAEFLKDVDIVYHFNGPSLFTIRGNEATGTCYCLITLISNQKEKKIMTTVGAVYKDRYVRQDDRWLIDRRIGDFLWQQEREIYST